Proteins from a genomic interval of Methanoplanus endosymbiosus:
- a CDS encoding TMEM175 family protein: MISRQLSKNRIEALTDGIYAIALTLAVLTINISEIPITGSGSIVPALKTILPQLIHYAIAFFVLASFWSAHHRQTDAIKKVDNIYAWLSIITLFFVALVPFTTDLIGDYGEYPDAVAVYAGNLFLIGTFSLMAIYHANSKGGLISDEIEREYIDYFIAKSLIVPVICIIIIIFAYTVSATGSTVIFLLIPVFTRILKQIYKKRTNDNT, encoded by the coding sequence ATGATATCCCGCCAGCTAAGCAAAAACAGGATTGAAGCCCTCACTGACGGCATTTATGCCATAGCTCTCACTCTTGCCGTCCTGACAATAAATATATCAGAAATTCCGATAACAGGCAGCGGGAGCATTGTACCTGCCTTAAAGACAATTCTGCCACAGTTAATTCACTATGCAATTGCCTTCTTCGTCCTGGCATCATTCTGGTCCGCACACCACAGGCAGACAGACGCAATAAAAAAAGTGGACAATATATACGCCTGGCTCAGTATCATAACACTCTTCTTTGTGGCGCTTGTACCGTTCACAACCGATCTTATAGGTGACTATGGAGAGTATCCGGATGCAGTAGCAGTATATGCAGGAAATCTCTTTTTGATCGGGACATTCAGCCTGATGGCCATATATCACGCAAATTCAAAAGGAGGTCTCATCTCAGATGAAATAGAACGGGAATATATAGATTATTTTATTGCAAAAAGCCTGATAGTTCCCGTAATATGCATAATAATAATTATCTTTGCATATACAGTCTCAGCAACCGGTTCAACAGTTATCTTTCTGCTCATACCGGTTTTCACCCGGATATTAAAACAGATCTATAAAAAGAGGACAAACGACAACACATAA
- a CDS encoding MASE3 domain-containing protein: MAHISLKFAVKLINFQNYLFNVYMDLLLPEDMDDKFSDDHEMSSISSRFIVLMIILAALLSSLYSYVLFHTMIELFTVVITGLIFVIVWNLKDRIDNNFLVIIGVACFYMGTFDFLHTISYSGIDAFGTGSSNLATQFWIISRYIEAFTFLFAILLIQKKTNPYWLFLLYFFISAGLFLTIYPLGIFPDCYIEGKGLTLFKIISEYIICGVLFTALYLLYKRKDYFDPDIHLLISVSIIFTVLAEFSFTTYMDVYGFSNMIGHLFRIIAFVFLYKAFVESVLRKPFTTIYHRLKESEQQFKTKFISLFDNMADGVAFFEALYDEEGRAYDFRMLEVNRQYEAVRGISKENVLNKCSGDLNSEIIMEHFDDIMGVIRTGNPVRFESFSSDSGRYYFCSVFSYDKVNFGIIYSEITERKVSENMLRQSLEEKTALLQEVHHRVKNNLQVIISLLDLNRYDCEDEKINEVLSETQSRIIAMSLVHEAIYLSDKVSTIDADSHLRTLGMEVLAYYTTNCDIILDVKAEGCCFDLKTAIPVSLVFNELITNSVKYAFKGRQKGRITFRGKCEDGYADMMYCDDGIGITGDVDLINSESLGITIITSIVRAQLDGTIELVKNEGVCWKIRFPLKVRYGS; encoded by the coding sequence TTGGCTCATATCTCCCTGAAATTTGCAGTTAAGTTAATCAACTTTCAGAATTATCTTTTTAATGTCTATATGGATCTTTTGCTGCCGGAAGATATGGATGATAAGTTCTCAGATGATCATGAGATGAGCAGTATAAGCAGCAGGTTCATTGTGCTGATGATTATTCTTGCAGCCCTGCTCTCTTCCCTGTACAGTTATGTCCTCTTTCATACGATGATCGAACTTTTTACTGTTGTAATTACCGGACTCATCTTTGTAATTGTATGGAATCTTAAGGACAGAATTGACAACAATTTTCTGGTAATTATAGGTGTTGCCTGCTTTTATATGGGAACTTTTGATTTTCTGCATACAATATCATACAGCGGTATTGATGCCTTTGGTACAGGATCTTCCAATCTTGCCACTCAGTTCTGGATAATTTCAAGATATATTGAGGCGTTTACATTTCTATTTGCGATACTGCTTATTCAGAAGAAAACAAATCCATATTGGCTTTTTTTATTGTATTTTTTTATTTCAGCCGGACTATTCCTTACAATATATCCCCTTGGCATATTTCCGGACTGCTACATCGAAGGAAAAGGCCTGACTCTCTTTAAGATAATCAGCGAGTATATCATATGTGGAGTTCTTTTTACGGCCCTGTATTTACTCTATAAAAGAAAAGATTACTTTGATCCGGATATCCATCTGCTGATCTCTGTATCTATAATATTTACTGTACTTGCTGAGTTCTCGTTTACAACATATATGGATGTGTATGGCTTTTCAAATATGATTGGGCATTTATTCAGGATAATTGCATTTGTATTTTTGTACAAGGCTTTTGTGGAGTCTGTGCTCAGGAAACCCTTTACTACAATTTACCATAGGTTAAAGGAGAGTGAGCAGCAGTTTAAGACAAAGTTCATCTCTCTTTTTGATAATATGGCCGATGGTGTTGCATTTTTTGAGGCATTATATGATGAGGAGGGCCGGGCATATGATTTCCGTATGCTTGAGGTTAACAGGCAGTATGAGGCTGTAAGGGGCATATCAAAGGAAAATGTCCTGAATAAATGTTCCGGAGATCTAAACAGTGAGATTATCATGGAGCACTTTGACGATATTATGGGTGTAATCCGGACCGGAAATCCGGTCAGGTTTGAGTCTTTCTCCTCTGATTCCGGCCGTTACTATTTCTGTTCTGTCTTTTCATATGATAAAGTGAATTTTGGGATAATTTATTCTGAGATTACTGAAAGAAAGGTCTCCGAAAATATGCTCAGGCAGTCTCTTGAAGAGAAGACAGCTCTCTTACAGGAGGTTCATCACAGGGTCAAGAATAATCTTCAGGTAATAATCAGTCTTCTTGACTTAAACAGGTATGATTGTGAGGATGAAAAGATAAATGAGGTACTCAGTGAGACTCAGTCACGAATTATTGCCATGTCACTTGTCCATGAGGCAATCTATCTGTCAGATAAGGTTTCAACAATTGATGCGGACTCCCATCTCAGAACCCTTGGTATGGAGGTGCTGGCCTATTATACCACAAACTGCGATATTATCCTTGATGTGAAGGCAGAGGGGTGCTGTTTTGACCTTAAAACTGCAATTCCGGTAAGCCTTGTGTTCAATGAGCTTATAACCAATTCTGTCAAGTATGCCTTTAAGGGGAGGCAGAAGGGAAGAATCACGTTCCGGGGTAAATGTGAGGACGGTTATGCTGATATGATGTACTGTGATGACGGTATCGGAATAACCGGGGATGTAGATCTCATCAATTCCGAGTCACTCGGCATTACAATAATTACAAGTATTGTCCGGGCACAGCTGGACGGAACTATTGAGCTTGTTAAGAATGAGGGGGTCTGCTGGAAGATACGTTTCCCGCTTAAAGTCAGATATGGTAGCTGA
- a CDS encoding adenosylhomocysteinase, which translates to MKSGELKMGWARQYMPVLGEIRKKFEAEKPLAGQKIGMALHVEAKTAVLVETLAAGGAEVYITGCNPLSTQDDVAEALDKVKGVHCYAQRACSNEDYYAAIDKVLDQNPTVTIDDGMDLIHRLHTERRELLDNIVGGCEETTTGIHRLRAMAADGALRFPVIAVNDTPMKRCFDNVHGTGESVLSAVMITTNNLIGGKWFVVAGYGYCGRGLAKMAHGLGAKVVVTEIDPRRALEAHMDGYHVMSMEEAAKIGDIFVTTTGNTSVISEKDFKNMKDGVILSNAGHFNVEIDIPWLEANKDGYETRDSIETYIIDNKRINILAEGRLVNLATMKGMGHPIEVMDLSFALQALCSDYILREGPGLTGGVYEVPNDIDVNVASIKLNSLGVEIDRLTEEQEHYMNSWDIGT; encoded by the coding sequence TTGAAATCAGGAGAACTTAAAATGGGATGGGCCAGGCAGTACATGCCTGTGCTCGGCGAGATAAGGAAGAAATTTGAGGCGGAAAAACCACTTGCCGGCCAGAAGATCGGAATGGCGCTCCATGTTGAAGCAAAAACAGCAGTTCTTGTCGAAACCCTCGCCGCAGGCGGTGCAGAGGTGTACATCACAGGATGCAACCCTCTCTCCACACAGGACGATGTCGCAGAGGCACTTGACAAGGTAAAAGGTGTTCACTGCTATGCTCAGCGTGCATGCAGCAACGAGGATTACTACGCAGCAATCGACAAAGTGCTGGATCAGAACCCAACAGTCACAATTGATGACGGTATGGACTTAATCCACAGGCTTCACACAGAAAGAAGAGAACTGCTGGACAATATTGTTGGAGGATGTGAGGAGACAACAACAGGAATCCACCGCCTTCGTGCAATGGCAGCAGACGGAGCACTCAGATTTCCGGTAATAGCAGTCAATGACACACCCATGAAAAGATGTTTTGACAATGTCCACGGCACAGGAGAGAGTGTACTCTCAGCAGTAATGATAACCACAAACAACCTAATAGGCGGGAAATGGTTTGTCGTTGCCGGATACGGGTACTGCGGAAGGGGCCTTGCAAAGATGGCACACGGACTTGGCGCAAAGGTTGTCGTAACCGAGATCGACCCAAGAAGGGCACTTGAGGCACATATGGACGGGTACCATGTAATGTCAATGGAAGAAGCCGCAAAGATCGGTGACATCTTTGTAACGACAACCGGAAATACATCTGTCATCTCTGAAAAAGACTTTAAAAATATGAAAGACGGTGTTATTCTCTCCAATGCAGGACACTTCAATGTCGAGATAGACATCCCGTGGCTTGAGGCAAATAAGGACGGATATGAAACAAGGGACAGCATAGAGACCTACATTATTGACAATAAGAGAATCAATATACTTGCTGAAGGCCGCCTTGTAAACCTTGCAACCATGAAAGGCATGGGCCACCCGATTGAAGTAATGGACCTCTCCTTCGCACTCCAGGCACTCTGTTCAGACTATATCTTAAGAGAAGGCCCCGGACTTACAGGCGGAGTATATGAAGTTCCAAATGACATAGATGTCAATGTAGCCTCAATAAAACTGAACTCACTCGGAGTTGAGATAGACAGGCTCACCGAAGAACAGGAGCATTACATGAACTCCTGGGATATCGGAACATAA
- the hisF gene encoding imidazole glycerol phosphate synthase subunit HisF: MALTKRIIPCLDLKSGRVVKGTNFLGLRDAGDPVELACRYNDQGADEVVFLDITASREGRSALIHVIERAADELFLPLTVGGGISTTGDMTALLRAGADKVSVNTSAVKNPGLINEGAEIFGNQCIVAAIDARRNDEMKDGVTEIVMPDGSVCWYEVVIYGGSKPTGIDAILWAKETEERGAGEILLTSMETDGVKQGFDIPVTAKIASEVGIPVIASGGVGTFEHFYDGFVQGHADACLAASVFHFGEMTVRDVKDYLRKRDVPVRMDW; encoded by the coding sequence ATGGCATTAACCAAACGTATTATCCCCTGTCTTGATCTTAAATCCGGGCGTGTTGTAAAGGGCACGAATTTTTTAGGTCTTCGTGATGCCGGAGATCCTGTTGAGCTTGCGTGCCGCTATAATGACCAGGGTGCTGATGAGGTTGTCTTTCTTGATATTACTGCATCCAGAGAGGGGAGAAGTGCCCTTATTCATGTCATTGAGAGGGCGGCTGATGAGCTTTTCCTTCCGCTTACTGTGGGCGGCGGCATAAGCACAACTGGCGATATGACGGCCCTTCTGCGTGCGGGTGCTGATAAGGTGTCTGTCAATACAAGTGCCGTTAAGAATCCGGGACTTATCAATGAGGGTGCGGAGATATTTGGTAATCAGTGCATTGTCGCGGCTATTGATGCCCGCCGGAATGATGAGATGAAGGACGGTGTAACTGAGATTGTCATGCCTGACGGCAGTGTCTGCTGGTATGAGGTTGTTATATACGGTGGCAGTAAGCCTACGGGCATTGATGCCATTTTATGGGCAAAGGAGACTGAGGAGCGTGGTGCAGGTGAGATTTTGCTGACCTCAATGGAGACTGACGGCGTGAAGCAGGGTTTTGATATTCCTGTTACTGCAAAGATTGCATCTGAAGTTGGAATCCCGGTGATAGCATCCGGCGGTGTGGGCACTTTTGAACATTTCTATGACGGTTTTGTACAGGGGCATGCCGATGCCTGCCTTGCCGCATCTGTCTTTCACTTCGGTGAGATGACTGTCAGGGATGTTAAGGATTATCTGAGAAAAAGGGATGTTCCTGTCCGGATGGACTGGTAA
- a CDS encoding IS66 family transposase has protein sequence MSNGIFKELESVITPDRIDNSPDKDIIYLLISAFEELSAKYDKLYEEHLQLRDDYNHLIGEQGRPEAAKKGKRKGGSGNKNHSTEEERSKKEKSDQNNPNKGRGKRNHKIEIHEEKIWYSDKNKLPKDAVFKGFSELIIQDIEIRPRNTKFLLEKYYSPSEGRYLLTDRPQGYGGEFGPGIKALIIECKAICGMSENGIRAFLNNHGIFIAQSTISRKLTEKNEVLDKESEDILKEGIKSSDYLQTDTTGANVNGTQYNTHIFSNHNFTAFRTSPKKDRISIVKHIMEVLEPKYLFNEFAFEHLSNLRTAKKWIKKLRENIYNSCFSEFELENSLVELFGQEGFKTLKKRVTEAGLIAYYRSQKDYPVPKILLTDDAPQYDNITEEHQLCWVHEARHYKKLKPKTAVMRKVHEDFMDRFWAFYREMRAYKDNPSPEWALKIRKDFDELFNSETEYKELNLRIEKTHRNKDFLLTFLDHPHVPLHNNDAELGARAQVRHRDISLFTRNEKGTNVVDRNLTIVKTAKKLDINPFDHIAGLIINGHRQKSLAEIIACKNQKATLDDLKIEGKNSVATKEDLSNVPVGQHRYISSNL, from the coding sequence ATGTCAAATGGTATCTTCAAAGAATTAGAATCCGTAATAACTCCTGATCGGATAGATAATTCTCCGGATAAAGACATAATATATTTGCTCATCTCAGCCTTTGAGGAACTATCTGCAAAATACGATAAATTATATGAAGAGCATCTTCAACTCAGAGATGATTACAATCATCTAATTGGTGAACAGGGTAGGCCGGAAGCCGCAAAAAAAGGAAAAAGAAAAGGGGGTTCTGGCAATAAAAATCATTCTACTGAGGAGGAACGCTCAAAAAAAGAGAAATCAGATCAAAATAATCCAAATAAAGGCAGAGGAAAACGTAATCATAAAATCGAAATCCATGAAGAAAAGATCTGGTACTCTGACAAAAATAAACTTCCGAAAGATGCAGTTTTTAAAGGCTTTTCTGAATTAATCATACAGGACATTGAAATTCGTCCGAGAAATACAAAGTTTTTACTTGAAAAATATTATTCCCCTTCAGAAGGAAGATATCTCTTAACTGATCGACCTCAAGGATATGGTGGAGAATTTGGTCCTGGAATAAAGGCACTTATTATTGAATGCAAAGCAATTTGTGGAATGAGTGAAAATGGAATTAGAGCCTTTTTAAATAACCATGGTATCTTTATAGCCCAATCTACAATCTCAAGGAAATTAACTGAAAAGAATGAGGTTTTAGATAAAGAATCGGAAGATATACTAAAAGAAGGAATAAAGTCCTCCGATTACCTCCAGACAGATACAACTGGAGCTAATGTAAATGGCACTCAATATAATACACATATCTTTTCAAACCATAATTTCACAGCATTTAGAACTTCTCCAAAAAAGGATAGAATTAGCATAGTTAAGCACATTATGGAAGTTTTAGAACCCAAGTACCTATTCAATGAGTTTGCCTTTGAACATTTATCCAATCTTAGAACCGCAAAAAAATGGATCAAAAAACTTAGAGAAAATATTTACAACTCTTGCTTTAGTGAATTTGAATTAGAAAATAGTTTGGTTGAGTTATTTGGTCAAGAAGGATTTAAAACGCTTAAAAAGCGAGTTACTGAGGCTGGATTGATTGCTTATTACAGATCACAGAAAGATTACCCAGTTCCAAAAATTCTTCTTACAGATGATGCACCCCAATACGACAATATCACTGAAGAACACCAGTTATGTTGGGTTCATGAAGCCAGACACTATAAAAAATTAAAACCTAAAACTGCTGTAATGAGAAAAGTCCATGAAGATTTCATGGATCGGTTTTGGGCATTTTACAGAGAGATGAGAGCATATAAAGACAATCCATCTCCAGAGTGGGCATTAAAAATTAGAAAGGACTTTGATGAGTTATTTAACAGCGAGACTGAATATAAAGAGTTGAACCTAAGAATTGAGAAGACACACCGGAATAAAGACTTCTTACTCACATTCTTAGATCACCCTCACGTCCCTCTTCATAATAATGATGCTGAGCTTGGAGCACGAGCACAGGTCAGACATCGTGATATAAGCTTATTTACAAGAAATGAGAAAGGAACAAATGTTGTAGACAGAAATTTAACAATTGTTAAAACTGCTAAGAAGTTGGACATAAATCCCTTTGATCATATAGCCGGTTTGATCATAAATGGTCATAGACAAAAATCACTTGCTGAGATAATAGCATGCAAAAACCAGAAAGCAACCTTGGATGATCTTAAAATAGAGGGTAAAAATTCAGTTGCTACAAAAGAGGACCTTTCAAATGTACCGGTAGGTCAACACAGATACATTTCATCCAACTTATAA